The sequence TCTTCTGGCAATCGGCGAGCACCGGATACCAGATCGTGCTGGCGCCCGAAGGCGTGGCGGCGATATCGGTGGACTACAAGGCATTCATCGCGCCGGCTCTGTTCTGGCTCGGCATGGCATTGCTGACGATCAGGCTGTCGGCCGCGGTCATCGCCGGCAATGGCGCGCTCCTGCGCATGATCATTGCCCCGGCATCGGGACCACTGGCGCCCGTTGTATCGGCCGCTCTCTCGCGGCAAGCGGGGCGGCTGACGATCGGCATTGCGATGACCGCGCTGGCCATCTCCTTCGCCACGTCGACCGCCATCTTCAACACCACCTACAATGCCCAGGCGCGCATCGACGCCGAGCTGACGAACGGCTCCGATGTCACCGTCTTCGGCACGACGGACAGACCGGCCGGAGCCCACCTTGTGGCTCTGGCCTCGCTGCCTGAAACGGCGGCGGCCGAGCCCATGCAACATCGTTTCGCCTATGTCGGGGCGGACCTGCAGGACCTCTACGGCATCGATCCCGCCCGCATCGGGCGCGCCACTGGTCTTTCCGATGCCTATTTCAGTGGCGCCAGCGCGGCCGGCACGCTCGCCCTGCTCGCCGCGACGCCGGACGGTGTCCTGGTATCGGAAGAGACCGTACAGGATTTCCAGCTCCAGCAAGGCGATACGATCAATTTGCGGCTCATCGATGCCAGGGATCACCAGTATCATCCCGTGGCCTTCAAGTTCATCGGCGTCGCCCGCGAATTTCCGGCCGCGCCAAAGGATTCCTTCCTTGTCGCCAATTCGGCCTACGTGGCCCGCATGACCGGCTCCGATGCATCCGAATACGTGCTCATGCGATCCAAAGCGGATCCTGCCGCGCTGGCGCGGCAGGCTGCGTCAGCACTCACTTCCGATCCGTCGCTGAAGGTGACCGATATCGGCCAGGCGGCACATCTCATCGGCTCGAGCCTGACCGCGGTCGATCTCGGCGGATTGACGACAATCGAACTGGGCTTCGCGGTCGTCATGGCCGCGGCCGCCGCCGGGCTGATGCTGGCGCTGGGGTTCCTCGAGCGTCGCCGGCCTTTCGCCATTCTCGCCGCTATCGGCGCCAAACCGCGCCAGCTCGCGGCCTTCCTGTGGAGCGAAGGTCTGCTGATCCTCGTCGGCGGCATGACGTTCGGCCTGCTTTCGGGCCTGCTGACGGCATGGATGCTGGTCAAGCTGTTGACCGGCGTTTTCGATCCGCCACCCGAAGCGCTGTCGATCCCCTGGCTTTATCTGGCGGTCATGCTCGGCCTCGTCGCCGCTTCGGTGGCTGCCGCCGTTTGGTCCGCCAGGCCATCGGCGGGACAGGCAGCGGAACAGTTGCGCGACCTGTGAGCTGGGCGTCGATTACCTATTTGTAAACTTGCGGCCAGCCCATCGACAACTCCACGGCCTAAGCTGGTTTTGTCTCTCGCGAGAGCAATTCCAGGAAAAGCGCGGTGCGGTTTTCCCGGGAAAGGCGCGGAGCGCTTCCCTTGGGAATTGCGTCAAGACGAAGAGACAGATCCGGCGACCAAACGGCCCGGATACCGGAGCCGCTCCAGGCCAATAGCCAGCGGCTCCACAACCAAGTCAAACGGGAAAAAGACCATGAACAAGTCAGCTATCGCAGCCGCATTGATACTCGCCGTCGTATCCTCGACCGGTGCTTTTGCCAAGGCGGCCACCGGCACCATTGCCAGCATCGACAAGAAGGGCGACTCGATCACGCTT is a genomic window of Mesorhizobium huakuii containing:
- a CDS encoding ABC transporter permease codes for the protein MMVLLWIRGVLARRFLRVAGAAAGIALTVALLAAMALFLANAGASMTARAVSAVPIDWQVQVISGADPDLVGKALSEAAPVKTVHQVRYADVAGFEARTGGTTQTTGPGQAVAFDSRYSSNFPAEIRPLSGTLDGALIAQQTAANLHVGPGDTVSIQRIGLPPAEVRIAGVVDLPDADALFQAVGLPPQAAPQAPPDNVLILPLETWRQVFDPQQKARPDTTRLQLHVRLAHEALPPDPVTAYTFVTTAQHNLEARVAGQALVADNLGSRLGAVREDALYASVLFLFLGLPGVALAVALTFAVTASGAARRRTEQALLRVRGATIKDILLLSAAEAAVAAIAGTAIGIAAASLAAIIVPGLEAVLGVNVPTLLLVASFGLLVGFIAFLYPAWRDARWATVTAVRRTVSRPRAPLWQRLWLDILLLATAGLFFWQSASTGYQIVLAPEGVAAISVDYKAFIAPALFWLGMALLTIRLSAAVIAGNGALLRMIIAPASGPLAPVVSAALSRQAGRLTIGIAMTALAISFATSTAIFNTTYNAQARIDAELTNGSDVTVFGTTDRPAGAHLVALASLPETAAAEPMQHRFAYVGADLQDLYGIDPARIGRATGLSDAYFSGASAAGTLALLAATPDGVLVSEETVQDFQLQQGDTINLRLIDARDHQYHPVAFKFIGVAREFPAAPKDSFLVANSAYVARMTGSDASEYVLMRSKADPAALARQAASALTSDPSLKVTDIGQAAHLIGSSLTAVDLGGLTTIELGFAVVMAAAAAGLMLALGFLERRRPFAILAAIGAKPRQLAAFLWSEGLLILVGGMTFGLLSGLLTAWMLVKLLTGVFDPPPEALSIPWLYLAVMLGLVAASVAAAVWSARPSAGQAAEQLRDL